A genome region from Microbacterium sp. CGR2 includes the following:
- a CDS encoding arylsulfatase — protein sequence MSTRVGVLHTVPALVPVFHGLLASEREDTEVVHIADPTLLSRAVAAGITADVEADLRVHLAALRDAGAAAVLVTCSSIGEAAVDAAAAVGVRLVRVDAAMARAAVERASAGSGRILVLATLPATLGPTGRLVQAEAVAGEGIEVTAVVVEDAAAARAAGDLAQHDRLIAEAIEKAGDVDVIVLAQASMATGAGGDARVLTSPESGTADFLRTV from the coding sequence ATGAGCACGCGCGTCGGCGTCCTGCACACCGTCCCTGCGCTCGTGCCCGTGTTCCACGGACTGCTGGCCTCGGAGCGGGAGGACACGGAGGTCGTTCACATCGCCGACCCGACGCTCCTGTCGCGGGCGGTCGCCGCCGGCATCACGGCAGACGTCGAGGCCGACCTTCGGGTGCACCTCGCCGCGCTGCGAGACGCCGGAGCAGCCGCGGTGCTCGTGACCTGCTCGTCCATCGGCGAGGCGGCGGTGGATGCCGCGGCCGCGGTCGGGGTACGACTGGTGCGTGTCGACGCGGCGATGGCGCGCGCAGCCGTCGAGCGGGCCTCGGCCGGCTCTGGGCGCATCCTCGTGCTGGCCACCCTGCCGGCCACACTCGGTCCGACCGGCCGGCTGGTGCAGGCCGAGGCTGTCGCCGGAGAAGGCATCGAGGTCACCGCCGTGGTGGTCGAGGATGCTGCCGCCGCCCGCGCAGCGGGAGACCTCGCGCAGCACGATCGACTCATCGCCGAGGCCATCGAGAAGGCAGGTGACGTCGACGTGATCGTGCTCGCTCAGGCCTCCATGGCGACGGGCGCCGGGGGCGACGCCCGGGTGCTCACGTCTCCCGAGTCCGGCACCGCGGACTTCCTGCGAACGGTGTGA
- a CDS encoding FGGY family carbohydrate kinase — MTLVLGLDIGSTTTKAALVDVTDAVTVVRVARRPTPTSVNELIETAAAVSRECLAATGAPVAAVGIASMAESGAALDGEGRPLTTLLRWNRPVDRAHLATLLTAHPSLPVDTGVPPTTKPAAVTLIALRDEDPEIHNSMRHWAGVADLVAHALTGVRATDHTLAARTMLAGRGDAWNTEIVENLGLREHMLPALRAPGERVGHTSAEATTFGLGPGTPVYVAGHDHTVGAWAAGARGPGDAADSLGTSEAIVRITDAVDIARAVAEGYSVGSTVDGRGTTILGGSPACGALLAEWDTEHPADHLTQRLAALTPESWSASSMIVLPYPSGRQCPAPQPHAWLQVFGTGDAEERTRGVLQSLVAHARWMRETADALAGSPTASLTLIGSLALHVPVWAPLAAASVPSAFRCTTGEPVAAGAALLAGVREGIASPDASILPRGTVRPLHTPDGDGDHRRFLAAVTSQLVTTHVTSQGEP, encoded by the coding sequence GTGACACTCGTCCTGGGATTGGACATCGGCAGCACGACGACGAAGGCTGCCCTCGTCGACGTGACCGATGCGGTGACCGTCGTGCGCGTCGCCCGTCGCCCGACCCCGACGAGTGTGAACGAGCTCATCGAGACCGCCGCGGCGGTCTCGCGCGAGTGCCTCGCCGCCACGGGCGCGCCGGTCGCGGCTGTCGGCATCGCCTCGATGGCCGAGAGCGGCGCGGCCCTCGATGGCGAAGGTCGCCCCCTGACGACCTTGCTGCGGTGGAATCGCCCCGTCGACCGCGCCCACCTCGCCACCTTGCTGACCGCGCACCCGTCGCTCCCGGTCGACACCGGAGTTCCCCCGACGACCAAGCCGGCCGCGGTCACCCTGATAGCCCTTCGTGACGAAGACCCCGAGATCCACAACAGCATGCGCCACTGGGCAGGCGTCGCCGACCTCGTCGCTCATGCGCTCACGGGTGTGCGTGCGACCGATCACACCCTCGCAGCGCGGACCATGCTCGCCGGACGCGGAGACGCCTGGAACACCGAGATCGTCGAGAACCTGGGTCTGCGAGAGCACATGCTGCCGGCACTGCGCGCGCCGGGCGAACGCGTCGGCCACACGTCGGCGGAGGCCACCACCTTCGGCCTCGGCCCGGGAACGCCCGTCTACGTCGCCGGCCACGACCACACGGTCGGAGCATGGGCGGCAGGCGCACGTGGTCCAGGAGACGCCGCGGATTCCCTCGGCACATCCGAGGCGATCGTGCGCATCACCGATGCCGTCGACATCGCGCGGGCGGTCGCGGAGGGCTACTCCGTCGGCAGCACCGTGGACGGGAGGGGCACGACCATCCTCGGGGGCTCCCCCGCGTGCGGCGCCCTGCTCGCCGAGTGGGACACCGAGCATCCCGCCGATCACCTGACCCAGCGACTCGCGGCTCTCACACCCGAGTCGTGGTCGGCCTCGTCGATGATCGTGCTGCCGTACCCATCCGGGCGACAGTGCCCGGCGCCTCAGCCGCACGCGTGGCTACAGGTCTTCGGAACGGGCGACGCCGAGGAGCGGACCCGCGGGGTGCTGCAATCGCTCGTCGCACACGCCCGGTGGATGCGAGAGACGGCGGATGCACTGGCCGGCTCACCCACTGCTTCACTCACCTTGATCGGTTCGCTCGCTCTGCACGTCCCGGTCTGGGCGCCGCTCGCTGCGGCATCCGTCCCCTCCGCGTTCCGGTGCACGACCGGCGAGCCCGTCGCTGCCGGCGCCGCCCTGCTCGCCGGGGTTCGGGAAGGCATCGCATCGCCCGACGCCTCGATCCTTCCGCGCGGCACGGTGCGCCCGCTCCACACGCCCGACGGCGATGGCGACCATCGACGGTTCCTCGCGGCCGTCACCAGCCAACTCGTCACGACACACGTCACGTCACAAGGAGAACCATGA
- a CDS encoding DeoR/GlpR family DNA-binding transcription regulator yields MRYTDAPERRAHLEKRIAADGYLSSIAAAQELGVSEMTVRRDLRMLEEQGTVRRVAGGATVVSGGVPFEGRDALGAAQKKAIAELAAAEAATAEMIALDAGTTVAALVPLLPRSTVVTHSLPIIEALTRAGSPRLIAAGGHYQPDTRSFAGPLTEELLRGVRCDVAFLSATAVGADGLWGANALDAAIKRVLAEQSARVVLLADGTKLTQRAAVRIAGLDLIDALITDSSADAEALARIEDAGVEIRIAG; encoded by the coding sequence ATGCGCTACACCGATGCCCCCGAACGCCGCGCTCACCTCGAGAAGCGGATCGCCGCCGACGGCTATCTGTCTTCGATCGCCGCTGCCCAGGAACTCGGAGTCTCCGAGATGACCGTGCGGCGTGATCTGCGGATGCTGGAAGAGCAGGGAACCGTGCGCCGGGTGGCCGGTGGGGCGACCGTCGTCTCGGGAGGCGTGCCGTTCGAAGGCCGCGACGCCCTGGGTGCCGCGCAGAAGAAGGCCATCGCGGAGCTCGCCGCGGCGGAGGCGGCCACCGCTGAGATGATCGCGCTGGACGCCGGCACGACCGTCGCCGCGCTCGTCCCGCTGCTCCCTCGAAGCACCGTCGTGACGCATTCCCTCCCGATCATCGAGGCGCTCACCAGGGCGGGGTCTCCGCGTCTCATCGCTGCAGGTGGGCACTATCAGCCGGACACCCGCAGCTTCGCGGGTCCCCTGACCGAGGAGCTGCTGCGCGGAGTGCGCTGCGACGTCGCTTTCCTCTCGGCCACCGCGGTCGGTGCCGACGGTCTCTGGGGGGCGAATGCCTTGGACGCGGCAATCAAGCGCGTGCTGGCGGAGCAGTCCGCCAGGGTCGTTCTGCTCGCCGATGGTACGAAGCTCACTCAGCGCGCGGCCGTGCGCATCGCAGGCCTGGACCTCATCGACGCACTGATCACCGACTCCAGCGCCGACGCCGAAGCGCTGGCGCGCATCGAAGACGCCGGGGTCGAGATCAGGATCGCGGGATGA
- a CDS encoding beta-N-acetylglucosaminidase domain-containing protein, whose translation MHADAVIHHLALLPLPRLLSGGEARHPLVDLTITERVDDTIPPEGYRLDVDASGVAIDASADRGFRHARATLAQLADAEGRVPTVRIEDSPTLPRRGIIEGFYGEPWSHDERLAALRLAGRLKLNSYVYAPKDDPYHRERWREPYPDDDLARLVELARVGRDEGVDVVIALHPAGSMVFSDDAEHDRLAAKATQLLDAGIPDVALLFDDVPPAPTNAADRDRFGDHGAGLGEAHALTIRRFAESVGQSLGGDLLVVPMDYAGVQASDYRTAFASGLPDGVLVWWTGRDIVVGDISRDDIDAAAEVFGDRIVLWDNFPVNDFDRGRAFLGPLTGRAADVAGSGLRGAWTNPMVEYAPGGFGIAAFADWAWNPEGYSPSRSAVSALPLVADAQAAQLAPLVRTLSSWPPSAPMDAALAASTEEVLAGSAGAAVELRRRLGEWQNPHLSEEEPARSLAPWLRAAQDMADAGLRALDLWERLPGADAAAVEAALIRAEEHAAKVATDVIPAFVRAVLDRG comes from the coding sequence ATGCACGCCGATGCCGTGATCCATCACCTCGCCCTGCTCCCGCTTCCCCGTCTCCTCTCCGGAGGTGAAGCGCGTCACCCGCTCGTCGACCTCACGATCACCGAGCGCGTGGATGACACGATCCCGCCCGAGGGGTACCGCCTCGACGTCGATGCTTCGGGTGTCGCCATCGACGCCTCGGCCGACCGCGGGTTTCGGCACGCGCGGGCCACCCTCGCGCAGCTCGCCGACGCCGAAGGGCGCGTGCCGACCGTGCGGATCGAGGATTCGCCCACGCTCCCGCGTCGAGGCATCATCGAGGGCTTCTACGGTGAACCGTGGTCGCACGACGAGCGACTCGCTGCCCTGCGCCTCGCCGGGCGACTGAAGCTCAACTCCTACGTCTACGCACCCAAAGACGACCCGTATCATCGCGAACGCTGGCGGGAGCCGTATCCGGACGACGACCTGGCGCGGCTCGTCGAGCTGGCCAGGGTCGGCCGGGATGAGGGGGTCGACGTCGTCATCGCGCTGCATCCGGCGGGGTCGATGGTGTTCTCCGACGACGCCGAACACGACCGTCTCGCCGCCAAGGCGACTCAGCTGCTCGATGCCGGGATTCCCGATGTCGCCCTGCTGTTCGACGACGTCCCGCCCGCCCCGACGAACGCCGCCGATCGAGACCGATTCGGCGACCACGGTGCGGGACTCGGGGAGGCTCACGCGCTGACGATCCGCCGGTTCGCGGAGTCGGTGGGCCAGAGTCTCGGTGGCGATCTGCTGGTGGTTCCGATGGACTACGCGGGCGTGCAGGCGTCGGACTACCGCACCGCCTTCGCCTCCGGCCTGCCGGACGGGGTGCTCGTGTGGTGGACGGGCCGTGACATCGTGGTCGGCGACATCTCTCGTGACGACATCGACGCCGCGGCGGAGGTCTTCGGCGATCGGATCGTGCTCTGGGACAACTTCCCGGTGAACGACTTCGACCGCGGGCGCGCGTTCCTCGGGCCGCTCACCGGCCGGGCGGCGGACGTCGCCGGATCGGGGCTCCGCGGCGCATGGACGAACCCGATGGTCGAGTACGCGCCCGGAGGCTTCGGTATCGCCGCGTTCGCGGACTGGGCCTGGAACCCCGAGGGGTACTCGCCGTCGCGAAGTGCGGTGTCAGCTCTGCCGCTGGTCGCGGACGCGCAGGCCGCGCAGCTCGCGCCGCTCGTGCGAACGCTGTCGTCGTGGCCTCCGTCTGCGCCGATGGATGCCGCGCTCGCCGCGTCGACGGAAGAAGTTCTGGCGGGTTCTGCCGGTGCGGCCGTGGAGCTGCGGCGGCGGCTCGGCGAGTGGCAGAATCCGCACCTGTCCGAGGAGGAGCCGGCACGGTCGCTCGCACCGTGGCTGCGAGCCGCGCAAGACATGGCGGATGCCGGACTCCGCGCACTCGACCTGTGGGAGAGGCTGCCCGGGGCGGATGCTGCCGCCGTGGAAGCGGCGCTCATCCGGGCCGAGGAGCACGCCGCGAAAGTCGCGACAGACGTCATCCCCGCCTTCGTGCGTGCGGTGCTCGACCGCGGCTGA
- a CDS encoding MBL fold metallo-hydrolase, with amino-acid sequence MTATQIARGVWRIDDTCHVYLLTDPDEPFGARDAVAIDFGAGRALEDLDGLGIRRVTDVLMTHHHRDQGQGLPLAVEHGARIHVPPVERELFDRVEEMWEGRSLDNDYNLRQDRFSLLESVPVHATVPEYRELLVGPVRVRVVPTPGHTIGSVSYLLERDGEVIAFSGDLIYAPGKVWSLAATQWSYTQNEGPAMTALSARMLAREGVTRLAPSHGEVMGDAVRALDLLADTMQEYVDSRRSYPWDLMARLDDPFVPLTEHLLMNRTSMSCSYVVLSENGEALIVDYGYDMTTGLVPGQERASRRPWLASLPALRRDHGVTRITVALPTHYHDDHIAGMPLLRDVEGTELWIPENVAPTMADPWFEDLPCQWYDPIVADRVLALDEPFTWNEYTFTAHAQPGHTLYAVAYSLEIDGITVMFTGDQQEGLGGRDGRRDIMNYQYRNLFRLGDYAQSAALYRRIGPGLMASGHWEPRRVDDEYLDYLADSGRTVDDLHERLLPLADVGIGPDGQAARLLPYRRAAVVDEPAVYSVRLRNPLAEHAEARVSLVLPVGWRSSRREIDLALGPHEEADVQVTVTPTSAGRRHRLAIDVTIGHLRLGQHAEALLDVTEAHS; translated from the coding sequence GTGACCGCGACACAGATCGCCCGAGGTGTGTGGCGCATCGACGACACGTGCCACGTCTATCTGCTGACCGACCCGGATGAACCGTTCGGTGCGCGCGACGCCGTAGCCATCGACTTCGGCGCCGGACGGGCATTGGAAGACCTCGACGGACTCGGCATCCGTCGGGTCACCGACGTCCTGATGACGCACCACCACCGCGATCAGGGGCAGGGGCTCCCGCTCGCGGTCGAGCACGGGGCGCGCATCCACGTGCCGCCGGTGGAGCGCGAACTGTTCGACCGGGTGGAGGAGATGTGGGAGGGGCGCTCCCTCGACAATGACTACAACCTGCGTCAGGACCGCTTCTCGCTGCTCGAGTCCGTGCCGGTCCATGCGACCGTCCCGGAGTATCGGGAGCTCCTGGTCGGGCCGGTGCGAGTGCGCGTGGTCCCGACACCCGGTCACACGATCGGATCCGTCAGCTATCTGCTCGAGCGCGACGGCGAGGTGATCGCCTTCTCCGGCGACCTGATCTACGCCCCGGGCAAGGTGTGGTCCCTCGCGGCGACCCAGTGGTCGTACACGCAGAACGAGGGACCGGCGATGACGGCCCTCAGCGCGCGGATGCTGGCACGGGAAGGCGTCACGCGGTTGGCCCCGTCGCACGGCGAGGTCATGGGCGACGCGGTTCGAGCGCTCGACCTGCTGGCCGACACGATGCAGGAGTATGTCGACTCACGGCGCTCCTATCCCTGGGATCTGATGGCGCGCCTCGACGATCCCTTCGTGCCGCTCACCGAGCATCTGCTCATGAACCGCACGTCGATGTCGTGCTCCTATGTCGTGCTGTCCGAGAACGGCGAAGCGCTCATCGTCGACTACGGGTACGACATGACGACCGGCCTCGTCCCGGGCCAGGAACGCGCGAGTCGGCGGCCGTGGCTCGCGTCGCTGCCGGCGCTTCGGCGCGACCACGGCGTCACCCGCATCACCGTCGCGCTGCCCACGCACTATCACGACGATCACATCGCGGGGATGCCGCTGCTGCGCGACGTGGAGGGCACCGAGCTGTGGATTCCGGAGAACGTCGCGCCGACCATGGCGGACCCCTGGTTCGAAGACCTGCCGTGCCAGTGGTACGACCCGATCGTCGCCGACCGGGTGCTCGCACTCGATGAACCGTTCACATGGAACGAGTACACCTTCACCGCCCACGCCCAGCCCGGACACACGCTCTACGCGGTCGCGTACTCCTTGGAGATCGACGGCATCACCGTCATGTTCACCGGCGACCAGCAGGAGGGACTCGGCGGACGCGACGGGCGTCGCGACATCATGAACTATCAGTACCGGAACCTGTTCCGGTTGGGTGACTACGCGCAGAGCGCGGCGCTCTATCGCAGGATCGGGCCGGGGCTGATGGCGAGCGGGCACTGGGAGCCACGCCGCGTCGATGACGAGTACCTCGACTACCTGGCCGACTCGGGACGGACGGTGGATGACCTGCACGAACGCCTGCTGCCGCTCGCCGACGTGGGGATCGGCCCGGACGGGCAGGCCGCACGGCTCCTCCCCTACCGGCGTGCCGCGGTCGTCGACGAGCCCGCCGTCTATTCGGTGCGGCTGCGCAATCCGCTCGCGGAACATGCCGAAGCCCGAGTGTCGCTGGTGTTGCCAGTAGGCTGGCGCTCGTCCCGGCGCGAGATCGATCTTGCGCTCGGACCCCATGAGGAGGCCGACGTGCAAGTGACTGTGACACCGACTTCCGCCGGGCGGCGACACCGCCTCGCGATCGACGTGACGATCGGGCACCTGCGTCTCGGTCAGCATGCGGAGGCTCTGCTCGACGTCACGGAAGCGCACTCGTGA